One genomic segment of Agromyces intestinalis includes these proteins:
- a CDS encoding GNAT family N-acetyltransferase, producing MRLTLVPWSADDLPLLVRANAPEMTRFIGGPETSEQLSERNERYLRLNETGEAHMFRVDADGVPAGSIGWWRVEHDGEPAYETGWFVLPEWQGHGVARAALREVVRRVAEVGDRRWLVAYPGVDNPASNALCRSAGFEHVGGGTMPWRGGELAFNTWALDVSARLPSVTPPPAHP from the coding sequence ATGCGACTCACCCTGGTGCCGTGGAGTGCCGACGACCTTCCTCTGCTGGTGCGGGCCAACGCGCCCGAGATGACCCGGTTCATCGGCGGCCCCGAGACATCCGAGCAGCTGAGCGAACGCAACGAGCGCTACCTGCGGCTCAACGAGACGGGCGAGGCGCACATGTTCCGCGTCGACGCCGACGGCGTGCCTGCGGGCAGCATCGGCTGGTGGCGGGTCGAGCACGATGGCGAGCCCGCCTACGAGACCGGATGGTTCGTCCTCCCCGAGTGGCAGGGCCATGGCGTCGCACGCGCCGCGCTGCGAGAGGTCGTCCGCCGCGTCGCCGAGGTCGGCGACCGCCGGTGGCTCGTCGCCTATCCCGGCGTAGACAACCCGGCGTCGAACGCGCTCTGCCGCTCGGCCGGCTTCGAGCACGTCGGCGGGGGAACCATGCCGTGGCGCGGCGGTGAGCTCGCGTTCAATACCTGGGCACTGGATGTCTCCGCGCGTCTGCCGTCGGTCACGCCGCCGCCCGCTCACCCGTGA
- a CDS encoding CHAT domain-containing protein → MKPDEYDDLHVRFERDADGAYRTLITAPDGRTTRGIFRCPVSDEQLDDFVRTVGLVRRRASVDRARAIKAFGGSLFDALFVEQAGNAYVAAKAAADHSQRGLRISLQFSGAPELLRLPWEFLYSRPRFISQSVSTPIVRALDVDAARRTQPIELPLRVLGIVSRATGEVDLDVDDERRKLEAALEPLQRDGLVELEWLERATLRDLARRISEPDDIHVIHYIGHGAYDEDTESGILVLERADGRPDDVSGEQLGAMLQDEHSLRLVVLNTCEGARTSHVDPFSGVATSLIEFDVPAVIGMQFEITDDAAIAFSETLYRGLSHGMAIDAAIAPARRAIMAVRDAEFGTPVLFLRNGAARLFDILASSRAATRAVPGAAPEDVASAEPVADATPAEPVEMVDPPARTDHPAAELQLATAADVAPVAPVDWRATITRTVEGKQRVIRVDLQLGQPHVITIADTTFTGVLTVDGRSLSTFSPPDRFQLSEALDTKDCVLATKVFTIGGAWTRYVTLFRVDGVDIPVTDDLFPASEWTASAEYALLGDGNGRTVLRVTLDEPHEIVCQVGSFSSTIEIDGGQTISNPFSNNVPLTLLDGGTERACRLLMSQGMPTWPKEVARVVAFWADQRGIHVDHGPLPPVE, encoded by the coding sequence ATGAAACCTGACGAGTACGACGACCTGCACGTACGGTTCGAGCGCGATGCGGATGGCGCGTACCGAACCCTGATCACGGCACCTGACGGGCGCACGACCCGCGGTATCTTCCGCTGTCCCGTTTCCGATGAGCAGCTCGACGACTTCGTGCGCACCGTCGGCCTGGTGCGCCGACGCGCGAGCGTCGATCGGGCGCGGGCGATCAAGGCGTTCGGCGGCTCGCTGTTCGACGCGCTGTTCGTCGAGCAGGCCGGCAACGCGTACGTCGCCGCGAAGGCGGCCGCCGATCACAGCCAACGGGGGTTGCGCATCTCGCTCCAGTTCTCGGGGGCACCCGAGCTGCTCAGACTGCCGTGGGAGTTCCTCTACAGCCGCCCGAGGTTCATCTCGCAGTCGGTGAGCACGCCGATCGTGCGCGCGCTCGACGTCGATGCCGCCCGCCGCACGCAACCGATCGAGCTGCCGCTGCGCGTGCTCGGCATCGTGAGCCGCGCGACCGGCGAGGTCGACCTCGATGTCGACGACGAGCGCCGCAAGCTCGAAGCCGCACTCGAACCGCTGCAGCGCGACGGGCTCGTCGAGCTCGAGTGGCTCGAACGCGCGACCCTTCGCGACCTGGCCCGGCGCATCAGCGAGCCCGACGACATCCATGTCATCCACTACATCGGCCACGGCGCGTACGACGAAGACACCGAATCGGGCATCCTCGTGCTCGAGCGTGCCGACGGGCGGCCCGACGACGTCTCGGGCGAACAGCTCGGCGCGATGCTGCAAGACGAGCACAGCCTGCGACTGGTGGTGCTGAACACGTGCGAGGGCGCGCGAACCTCGCACGTCGACCCGTTCTCGGGGGTGGCGACGAGCCTGATCGAGTTCGACGTTCCCGCCGTCATCGGCATGCAGTTCGAGATCACCGATGACGCCGCCATCGCCTTCAGCGAGACGCTGTACCGGGGGCTCTCGCATGGCATGGCCATCGACGCGGCGATCGCGCCCGCGCGGCGGGCCATCATGGCCGTGCGCGACGCGGAGTTCGGAACCCCGGTGCTGTTCCTGCGCAACGGCGCGGCGCGGCTCTTCGACATCCTCGCCTCCTCGCGCGCGGCGACGCGCGCGGTTCCGGGAGCAGCGCCAGAGGATGTCGCGTCCGCCGAGCCCGTTGCGGATGCCACGCCCGCCGAGCCCGTCGAGATGGTGGACCCGCCCGCTCGGACCGACCACCCCGCCGCCGAACTCCAGCTCGCGACCGCGGCGGACGTCGCACCCGTCGCGCCGGTCGATTGGCGGGCCACGATCACCCGCACCGTCGAGGGCAAGCAGCGGGTGATCCGAGTCGACCTGCAACTCGGCCAGCCGCACGTCATCACGATCGCGGACACCACCTTCACGGGTGTGCTGACCGTCGACGGCCGCTCGCTGTCCACGTTCTCGCCACCCGATCGCTTCCAGCTGTCGGAGGCCCTCGACACGAAGGACTGCGTGCTCGCCACCAAGGTGTTCACGATCGGCGGCGCATGGACTCGCTACGTGACGTTGTTCCGCGTCGACGGCGTCGACATCCCGGTGACCGACGACCTGTTCCCCGCGAGCGAATGGACGGCGAGCGCCGAGTACGCCCTGCTCGGTGACGGCAACGGGCGAACCGTGCTCCGTGTCACGCTCGACGAGCCCCACGAGATCGTCTGCCAGGTCGGCTCGTTCAGCAGCACCATCGAGATCGACGGGGGTCAGACGATCAGCAATCCGTTCTCGAACAACGTGCCGCTCACCCTGCTCGACGGAGGCACCGAGCGCGCCTGCCGGCTCCTCATGAGCCAGGGGATGCCGACCTGGCCGAAGGAGGTGGCCCGGGTGGTCGCGTTCTGGGCCGACCAGCGGGGCATCCATGTCGACCACGGCCCCCTGCCGCCGGTGGAGTAG
- a CDS encoding HAD family hydrolase, producing the protein MPDTPSTSATIAAVRGWLFDLDGVLTPTATVHMHAWARLFTPYLEQHGAAPYTDADYFAYIDGKPRYDGVRSLLESRDIHLPEGEVTDAPNQPSGDETVRGLGNRKNAAFNETLAEEGVAAYPASVAFLDAVQQHGCLVAVVSSSKNAPSVLAAAGLADRFEVVVDGAVAAREGLPGKPAPDTFLRAAEQLGLEPGECAVVEDAESGVRAGAAGGFAHVVGVDRGVGRGTLERLGADIVVDELDELIPLLTTTRESTA; encoded by the coding sequence GTGCCCGACACCCCGAGCACTTCCGCCACGATCGCCGCCGTCCGCGGCTGGCTGTTCGACCTCGACGGCGTGCTCACGCCGACCGCGACCGTGCACATGCACGCGTGGGCGCGGCTCTTCACGCCGTACCTCGAGCAGCACGGCGCGGCCCCGTACACCGACGCCGACTACTTCGCGTACATCGACGGTAAGCCGCGCTACGACGGAGTGAGGTCGCTGCTCGAGAGTCGCGACATCCACCTGCCCGAGGGCGAGGTGACCGACGCGCCGAACCAGCCGTCGGGCGACGAGACGGTGCGCGGCCTCGGCAACCGCAAGAACGCGGCGTTCAACGAGACGCTCGCCGAGGAGGGCGTCGCGGCGTATCCGGCGAGCGTCGCGTTCCTCGATGCGGTGCAGCAGCACGGATGCCTCGTGGCGGTCGTGTCGAGCTCCAAGAACGCGCCGTCCGTGCTCGCGGCCGCGGGCCTGGCCGATCGGTTCGAGGTCGTCGTCGACGGCGCGGTCGCCGCGCGCGAGGGCCTTCCGGGCAAGCCCGCTCCCGACACGTTCCTGCGTGCCGCCGAGCAACTGGGCCTCGAACCGGGCGAATGCGCCGTCGTCGAAGACGCCGAGTCGGGTGTCAGGGCGGGCGCCGCCGGCGGGTTCGCGCACGTCGTCGGCGTCGACCGCGGCGTCGGCCGCGGCACGCTCGAGCGGCTCGGCGCCGACATCGTCGTCGACGAGCTCGACGAGCTGATCCCCCTCCTCACCACGACCCGAGAGAGCACCGCATGA
- a CDS encoding glycoside hydrolase family 65 protein, which translates to MRFADIDPLNRTRFPIDEWALVETEFGQDDQGRTETLFAVGNGYLGLRGNIEEGRDGYSHGTFVNGFHETWTIRHAEEAFGFARVGQTIVNAPDAKIIRLYVDDEPLVITEAEILDYERRLDFRQGLLRRSLVWRTPSGKHVRITSRRLTSFTDRHLALMDYEVELLDADAAVTITSHILNRQDGRDEYRSGVTELPGAFDPRKAEAFTERVLQPRVQQHQGSRHLLGYQTTNSGMTLAVAAELSISTVDDFSESGTIGDDLAKYVYRVQARRGNRIRVTKAVSYHSARKVPARELADRCNRTLDRAAQLGVDQILADQRDWLDDFWARSDIELPGQPNIQQAIRWNLFQLAQATARTDGGGVAAKGVSGSGYSGHYFWDSEIYVLPFLTYTAPTVARNALRFRQRMLDAARARAQELNQVGALFPWRTINGLESSAYYAAGTAQYHIDADISYALVQYVQATGDEEFLARGAIDILVETARMWEDLGFWRSNADDVFHIHGVTGPDEYTTVVNDNLYTNVMARANLEQAAAAVDHLQVQHPIEHRRLIERLGVTPAEVAGWRRAAAHMHIPYDERLGVHPQDSAFLEKELWDLEHTPENRRPLLLHYHPLVIYRFQVLKQADVVLALYLQGHRFSTEQKLADFEYYDPLTTGDSTLSAVVQSIIAAEVGYHELALRYFRSALYVDLADLHHNAADGVHVASTGGVWGCLVSGFGGFRDHNGRFTFDPRLPDGWERLTFRVTLKGTRVRVDLVTNEITFTVEDGDEASLSVRGQEVRVTQDAPVTVPLDGQGPRIIGAPAMRDVTGARRADGSLLTASIPTISLDTDDQEPSLAID; encoded by the coding sequence ATGAGGTTCGCCGACATCGACCCGCTGAACCGCACGCGGTTCCCGATCGACGAGTGGGCGCTCGTCGAGACCGAGTTCGGGCAGGACGACCAGGGCCGCACCGAGACGCTGTTCGCCGTGGGCAACGGCTACCTCGGCCTGCGCGGCAACATCGAAGAGGGCCGCGACGGCTACTCGCACGGCACGTTCGTGAACGGCTTCCACGAGACGTGGACGATCCGTCACGCCGAGGAGGCGTTCGGGTTCGCTCGCGTCGGGCAGACGATCGTGAACGCGCCCGACGCGAAGATCATCCGGCTCTACGTCGACGACGAGCCGCTCGTGATCACCGAGGCCGAGATCCTCGACTACGAGCGGCGGCTCGATTTCCGCCAGGGGCTGCTGCGGCGGTCGCTCGTGTGGCGCACGCCGTCGGGCAAGCACGTGCGCATCACCAGCCGTCGGCTCACGAGCTTCACCGACCGCCACCTCGCCCTCATGGACTACGAGGTCGAGCTGCTCGACGCCGACGCCGCGGTGACGATCACGAGCCACATCCTGAATCGTCAAGACGGTCGCGACGAGTACCGCTCGGGGGTGACCGAGCTGCCGGGCGCCTTCGATCCGCGCAAGGCCGAGGCGTTCACCGAGCGGGTGCTGCAGCCGCGTGTGCAGCAGCACCAGGGCAGCCGGCACCTGCTCGGCTACCAGACCACGAATTCGGGCATGACGCTCGCGGTGGCAGCCGAGCTGTCGATCTCGACCGTCGACGATTTCTCCGAGTCGGGCACCATCGGCGACGACCTCGCCAAGTACGTGTACCGCGTGCAGGCGCGCCGCGGCAATCGGATCCGCGTGACCAAGGCGGTGAGCTACCACAGCGCCCGCAAGGTGCCGGCGCGCGAGCTCGCCGACCGCTGCAACCGCACGCTCGACCGTGCGGCCCAACTCGGCGTCGACCAGATCCTGGCCGATCAGCGCGACTGGCTCGACGACTTCTGGGCCCGCTCCGACATCGAGCTGCCGGGTCAGCCGAACATCCAGCAGGCGATCCGGTGGAACCTGTTCCAGCTGGCCCAGGCGACGGCTCGCACCGACGGCGGCGGAGTCGCCGCGAAGGGGGTCAGCGGTTCGGGCTACAGCGGCCACTACTTCTGGGACTCCGAGATCTACGTGCTGCCGTTCCTCACGTACACGGCGCCGACGGTGGCCCGCAACGCGCTGCGGTTCCGCCAGCGCATGCTCGACGCGGCGCGCGCCCGCGCCCAGGAGCTGAACCAGGTCGGCGCGCTGTTCCCGTGGCGCACGATCAACGGCCTCGAGTCGAGCGCGTACTACGCGGCCGGCACGGCGCAGTACCACATCGACGCCGACATCTCCTATGCCCTGGTGCAGTACGTGCAGGCGACGGGCGACGAGGAGTTCCTCGCGCGCGGTGCGATCGACATCCTCGTCGAGACCGCGCGAATGTGGGAAGACCTGGGGTTCTGGCGCTCGAACGCCGACGACGTGTTCCACATCCACGGGGTCACGGGCCCCGACGAGTACACGACCGTCGTCAACGACAACCTCTACACGAACGTGATGGCCCGGGCGAACCTCGAGCAGGCGGCGGCCGCGGTCGATCACCTGCAGGTGCAGCATCCGATCGAGCACCGCCGGCTCATCGAGCGGCTCGGCGTCACGCCGGCCGAGGTCGCAGGCTGGCGCCGCGCCGCGGCCCACATGCACATCCCGTACGACGAGCGACTGGGCGTGCACCCCCAAGACAGCGCCTTCCTCGAGAAAGAGCTCTGGGATCTCGAGCACACGCCCGAGAACCGGCGCCCGCTGCTGCTGCACTACCATCCCCTGGTCATCTACCGGTTCCAGGTGCTGAAGCAGGCCGACGTGGTGCTCGCGCTCTACCTGCAGGGCCACCGGTTCTCGACCGAGCAGAAGCTCGCCGACTTCGAGTACTACGACCCGCTGACCACGGGCGACTCGACGCTGTCGGCGGTGGTGCAGTCGATCATCGCAGCCGAGGTGGGGTATCACGAGCTCGCGCTGCGCTATTTCCGCTCGGCGCTCTACGTCGACCTCGCCGACCTGCACCACAACGCGGCCGACGGCGTGCACGTCGCGTCCACGGGCGGGGTGTGGGGATGCCTCGTGTCGGGGTTCGGCGGATTCCGCGACCACAACGGGCGGTTCACGTTCGATCCGCGCCTGCCCGACGGGTGGGAGCGGTTGACGTTCCGGGTGACGTTGAAGGGCACGCGCGTGCGGGTCGACCTGGTCACGAACGAGATCACGTTCACGGTCGAGGACGGCGACGAGGCATCCCTCTCGGTGCGCGGTCAGGAGGTCCGGGTGACGCAGGATGCCCCGGTCACGGTGCCGCTCGACGGTCAGGGGCCGCGCATCATCGGCGCGCCGGCGATGCGCGATGTCACGGGCGCCCGCCGCGCCGACGGCTCGCTGCTGACGGCCTCGATCCCGACCATCTCGCTCGACACCGATGATCAGGAGCCCTCACTGGCGATCGACTGA
- a CDS encoding NAD(P)/FAD-dependent oxidoreductase, whose product MTETQPATTGTLPRVVIVGGGFAGVNAAQALADAPVRVTLIDRRVYNTFQPLLYQVATGGLNPGDVTHFLRSLRMRQRNLEVVHEHLMEIDPDAKTVRLLDGQTLDYDFLVLANGVTTTYFGTPGAKEHAFAVYSRSQAIRIRDTLFTRLEKATQTPDRTDGLRVVVVGGGPTGVEMAGALAELRDQGLRPAYPELDGDAFRITIVQRSPELLKPFVPSLRTYAAKQLTHRNVELCFGAGVSEVHADSVTLTDGRTIPSDMTIWATGVAPHEEVRYWSLPLDEYDRIKVGADLQVEGLPGVFAAGDIAIAPQDLPQLAQPAIQGGRHVGRQIRHLLDGRPTEPFEYYDKGQLAIIGRRSAVGELPGIANLPGLHAIRFLQKVPGFRRTIALTAYPAWWVWLFVHIQSLLGARNRLTTMVGLWARYGFHYRKPVPIVGDVPAIRPSKAQRLRFTPEQQRAADEAIESDRADEVITIATPARSNRDDRTEDDRTEKDASGESRPAR is encoded by the coding sequence GTGACGGAAACTCAGCCGGCGACCACCGGCACCCTCCCGCGCGTCGTGATCGTCGGCGGCGGCTTCGCCGGCGTCAACGCCGCGCAGGCCCTGGCCGATGCCCCGGTACGCGTGACGCTCATCGACCGCCGGGTGTACAACACCTTCCAGCCGCTGCTCTACCAGGTCGCCACCGGCGGCCTGAACCCGGGCGACGTGACGCACTTCCTGCGCAGCCTGCGGATGCGCCAGCGCAATCTCGAGGTCGTGCACGAGCACCTCATGGAGATCGACCCCGACGCGAAGACGGTTCGTCTGCTCGACGGTCAGACCCTCGACTACGACTTCCTGGTGCTGGCGAACGGGGTCACGACGACCTATTTCGGCACCCCCGGCGCGAAGGAGCACGCGTTCGCGGTGTACTCGAGGTCGCAGGCGATCCGCATCCGCGACACGCTGTTCACCCGCCTCGAGAAGGCGACCCAGACCCCCGACCGCACCGACGGGTTGCGCGTCGTGGTCGTCGGCGGCGGGCCGACCGGCGTCGAGATGGCCGGCGCCCTGGCCGAGCTGCGCGATCAGGGGCTCCGGCCGGCGTATCCCGAGCTCGACGGCGACGCGTTCCGCATCACGATCGTGCAGCGCAGCCCCGAGTTGCTGAAGCCGTTCGTCCCGTCGTTGCGCACGTACGCGGCGAAGCAGCTCACCCACCGCAATGTCGAGCTCTGCTTCGGCGCCGGCGTCTCGGAGGTGCACGCCGATTCCGTCACGCTCACCGACGGGCGCACCATCCCCTCGGATATGACCATCTGGGCGACCGGGGTCGCACCGCATGAAGAGGTGCGGTACTGGAGCCTTCCGCTCGACGAGTACGACCGCATCAAGGTGGGCGCCGACCTGCAGGTCGAGGGCCTGCCGGGCGTGTTCGCGGCGGGCGACATCGCGATCGCGCCGCAGGATCTGCCGCAGCTCGCCCAGCCCGCCATCCAGGGCGGTCGGCACGTGGGCCGTCAGATCCGGCACCTGCTCGACGGGCGGCCGACCGAGCCGTTCGAGTACTACGACAAGGGTCAGCTCGCGATCATCGGCCGCCGCTCGGCGGTCGGCGAGTTGCCCGGCATCGCGAACCTGCCGGGTCTGCACGCGATCCGGTTCCTGCAGAAGGTGCCGGGTTTCCGCCGCACGATCGCGCTGACCGCGTACCCGGCGTGGTGGGTGTGGCTGTTCGTGCACATCCAGAGCCTGCTCGGCGCCCGCAACCGGCTCACGACGATGGTGGGGCTCTGGGCGCGCTACGGGTTCCACTACCGCAAGCCGGTGCCGATCGTCGGCGATGTGCCGGCGATCCGCCCGTCCAAGGCGCAGCGGCTGCGCTTCACGCCCGAGCAGCAACGGGCGGCCGACGAGGCGATCGAGTCCGACCGCGCCGACGAGGTCATCACGATCGCCACGCCGGCGCGGTCGAACCGCGACGACCGCACCGAGGACGACCGGACCGAGAAGGATGCCTCGGGCGAGTCCCGACCGGCGCGATAG